The DNA window tattttaattaagcTTTATCAATTATAAGAGCATAAGATCTAATTAAAAGTAAATTTAATAcacaattaattttaattcgtGTGAATTcacaaattaatattatatatacaccaaaaattgcaaataaaatcattacatacaaatataattttaaaaaataactcgaaacaaaaaagaacatatatataatgtaaaaagatataatatatttattattattttttcttgttttgatttaaaaaattcatgaAAAAAGCTACATTtatgttcataaaaattcaaaacaataattaatataatcattattaaagacattttatatttcattttcttttttgtctTCGTTATTACTTCTTAAATCATAAATCCAAtcaataattttgtttaaaattTCTTCATTACCTGGTGCTGCCGTTACAGCATGATCCATATCCTCAACAATAtgtatatcttttttttcaattttcgCTTTACTATGAAATGAAACCGTCCCTTCCAAACAACAAACACTATCATCTGTTGAATGCACAAATAATACAGGAATATCTTTTggcatataattaatattacaGTTCACTGTGACCGTTGCTTTTAGAAGTTCATATACatgtttaaattttgttcCACTAGGATTTctaaatttatcatatttatatgtattagtaatatattcaaaCTGTTTATAACCTGAACCCGACGGACGTTTTGCATTAGGCGCGACAAGAGATAGGAAGCCTGCTACAGGTAAATACAAATACTTAATTGAATTATTTCCAGCATTTCGtgtttcatttaatttaagCATACTAGATAAAGATACACAACCTTTAATATTGAATTTATCTAAATTATAGTATCCTAGATGTTTGTCACTAGAACTAGCACTTGCCATAGTATAAGTACTAGGACCGGATTTATCTGAACCATAATCACTAGAATTATTCATATCATACATATCATTACCAgtttcattaatattattagagttgcataacattttttttgattttttatagttatTTGAATTCTTCGCCTTATTTTtacttcttttttttttatttaataattgtaGTGCTcttaaaacaatatttccTCCCATCGAGTATCCAACAACATACATAggaagttttttttttttagttgcCAATACATTATGAGATTCATCAtctgttttattatcattttcgaTTTCATCTTGAATGTGATTCATATATTGTATTACATCATCAACTAGATCATCAAAAGAACTA is part of the Plasmodium chabaudi chabaudi strain AS genome assembly, chromosome: 6 genome and encodes:
- a CDS encoding lysophospholipase, putative, whose translation is MEEIELNDGESRSTTVSKLDGDPKTGWLRNKKGLLLKTYAWIVQNPIGNVLLIHGFRAHTRLAFMRINLQMPNNNEDLVVDSDNYYIYKDSWIEKFNQNGYSVYALDLQGHGESQAWKNIKGDFSSFDDLVDDVIQYMNHIQDEIENDNKTDDESHNVLATKKKKLPMYVVGYSMGGNIVLRALQLLNKKKRSKNKAKNSNNYKKSKKMLCNSNNINETGNDMYDMNNSSDYGSDKSGPSTYTMASASSSDKHLGYYNLDKFNIKGCVSLSSMLKLNETRNAGNNSIKYLYLPVAGFLSLVAPNAKRPSGSGYKQFEYITNTYKYDKFRNPSGTKFKHVYELLKATVTVNCNINYMPKDIPVLFVHSTDDSVCCLEGTVSFHSKAKIEKKDIHIVEDMDHAVTAAPGNEEILNKIIDWIYDLRSNNEDKKENEI